Below is a genomic region from Mesorhizobium sp..
GACATTGTTGCGGCATTCCGGCGGGGACTAGGCAGGAGCCCCGGTCTGTTCGCCGTGCCCGACGCGCTGCTGAAGACGGTGGCCGCGCTCGCCGGACGCAGCGAGACCTTCGCCGGCCTGACGGCCTCTCAGACCTGCGATCCGGCCGCGCTCGTCGCCGAGGGATGGGCGCCCGAGCCCGACAGCCTCGCGGGACTGGCGCGGCTCGCCGCATCGCTCAGGGGGCCGGCACGCCGGGAATGAGCGTCGCGAGCAGGATCCGCAGGTCGAGCCCGACCGATCGCCTTTCCAGATATTCGGCGTCGATCGCCGCTAGGCGCTCCGGGTCGCTCATGTCGACGCCCCGCACCTGGGCGAGGCCGGTGATCCCCGGCCGCAGCGCATAGACGCCGCGTCGGCGCCTTGCCGATATCAGCGTCTCCTGCGTCAAGAGACACGGCCGCGGCCCGACGAAGCTCATCTCGCCCTTCAGCACGTTCCAGAGCTGGGGCAGTTCATCGAGCTTGGTGCGCCTGAGCAAGCGGCCTACCGGCGTGATCGCCCCGGCAGACGCCTCATGCGTCGGCACGGCCCGGGTATCCTTCCACATCGTCCTCAGCTTGAGGCAGCGAAAGGGTGCCTCGCCGCGGCCGACGCGCTCCTGCACCAGCAGCGCCGGCCCAGGCGAGGTCGCACGCACGGCGACGGCGGCGGCGAGGACGACCGGCGACGAAAGGACGAGGCCGACCATGGCGATCGATGCTTCCGTTAGGCGGGAGAGCATAGCGGCGAATTGGCCTTCGTCAAAATAGTGAATATTCTGTGCAGAACAACCGCGGAACCGTGAATCTAGGTAACCCTGAATACCTGTTCCATATAGCCGGCTCTAAGCCAATGCACGTGGCGAGACAGACGCTTGAAGCCTCCGCATTCTGCTATTTCACGATGTACCACAAGTTGTTTCTCGTCCGGCCCACTGCGCCCCTCGCTCTCTTGATTAATGCTTAGAAGGAGTGCCTGGGGGCTTCCTCTCATGTAATTCAGATACTGATGCATGTTGTATCTGCCGATTTCAGGAAATGAATCCTGATTGTAGAAGATACCGAAATGAGAAGGATCGCGGGCGAACAGAGCCTCTGGTGTTCCTATCGTGATCTTAGCCGCGTGCGTTTCGCCGGAAAGCCTCACCTCATTCTGAGGCAAACTCTTAAGCATGCAATAGCCTTGTAGAACGTTCATAATAGGCAAGTCGACCATCGTATAGTCTTCTGCGCCCATCAGAACCGCGTAGTATCCTGCCCATCCCAGACCGGCGCCTATCTCGCAAATCGGTCGATCGCCCAGTTCCCGGAGCCGATGGCCCGCGTATATCGCCTCTAGCGTTCGCATATAGTAAGGTGCACCGCGAGATTTGAGGCCCAACAGCCCCTCGGTTACATCAGGCGGCGTAATATCTACTCCGAGATAGTCTGATATTGCTTTCTCAACCTCCTCAAACGGCCTATAGATGTTTTCGCCCCAATGGCCCGCCTTAAGCGGATCTTCCATTGAAAAGCAACCCAGAACCTCGGCAAGGCATACAAAGACGTCCCAATATTCCAGAGAAAAATTCTTCTGACCAACCGGGTTGTGCATCAACCTCTCGGTGTTTCCTTGGCCGATGCCGTAGATCGACCGTGTGAAATGCATTCGGTGAAGATGTCGTGCAACTGGTTCGGGAGCCCCGACTTTGAGGAGTCCTCTGAGTTCGGCGTGATAGTCGTCCGATATTTTTTTCCAAAGTCCCTTATATGCCTGCCGTTCGAATTCACTTGTTTCGAGACTTACGGCATACGCTGCGATCAGCCTTCCCGCGATATCGATGTCTTTCTGCGTGAACTCGGGCGCGCTGAAACAATAGCTAACCCTCGGTTCTCCCCTAACGTAGGGATGGCGCTTCACATACGCCCGTCGGTTGGCGCGTCGATCGGGAGTCGGAATGCGTCGGCCATCGGCGAAGTGGAACGTTAGACGGTGTGGGGCAATCCCATTCGGGACTGGGTAGCTGAACTGATGCCGCCCGTCGCCTTTTCCATGCTTTAGCAACCCTTCGCGGAACTGATCAGCTACCGTCGTGTCTGTAAACACTCCGTCGACGGCCACCCGGATAGTCTGTCTTTTTTTCGGATCCTTCCCATCGAACGCCCAGCCGGTGAATACGCCGTCAACAATTCCAGCCAAATACCCGTGAAGACCTTTTGATGATCTTTCGTTCATATAATTTCCTCCTGCTTCGAGATATTTATTTCTGCTATGTCCAAGAATCAACAAAAGTCAGCGCAGCTTGACGCATTACTCGAGCCGGGAGGAGTTATCCGGCGGCCATCGCCTTAATCCATGCCGTCCTATTTTGTTTTTCGAGCTAAAACCTGTATGTTTTGGCCATGTCGGGGATTATCGTTGTTAGTCTTCTCTACGATGTCGACAAAACCGAAATGTCTCAATGAGCGAAGTAATTCATCCTTCTCAAGCCAAATTGCATAATTATCCAGGCCACCGGAGAAATTCTTATCCTTTTTTGCTAAAGATACATCTGTTGAACGATAGTAATGCTTGTACCCTTGATACCTAAACCCGCGCGTCTCGATGGTCTCTTTTCCGGTGATCAAGCGTTTATGGGCCGGCGGGCACATTTCTTCATTGTAGATGACTGTCCAGATAAATATCGAATCTGCCACGTCGGCACATAGCGCGATTATCTCCACCGGGTTGACCATGTGGTACAGGACGCCGCAGGCACTGACCATATCAAAGGTACGCTTGCAGTTCTGCAGGTAGGATTGAAAATTTCCAAGTAGAAACTTGATATTTGATTTGTAGACGACGTTTTTGATGATGAGC
It encodes:
- a CDS encoding sugar transferase — encoded protein: MLSRLTEASIAMVGLVLSSPVVLAAAVAVRATSPGPALLVQERVGRGEAPFRCLKLRTMWKDTRAVPTHEASAGAITPVGRLLRRTKLDELPQLWNVLKGEMSFVGPRPCLLTQETLISARRRRGVYALRPGITGLAQVRGVDMSDPERLAAIDAEYLERRSVGLDLRILLATLIPGVPAP
- a CDS encoding class I SAM-dependent methyltransferase, producing MTNFYDPDMAIFTDAPASVANSIAIASGNWVTDFKNLGISDTGKAVLYPDHRLKWLRNQFGDFKGKSVLELGSLEGAHTLQFEEFGCREVIGIEANQAHFMKALIIKNVVYKSNIKFLLGNFQSYLQNCKRTFDMVSACGVLYHMVNPVEIIALCADVADSIFIWTVIYNEEMCPPAHKRLITGKETIETRGFRYQGYKHYYRSTDVSLAKKDKNFSGGLDNYAIWLEKDELLRSLRHFGFVDIVEKTNNDNPRHGQNIQVLARKTK